The Setaria italica strain Yugu1 chromosome VIII, Setaria_italica_v2.0, whole genome shotgun sequence genome includes the window GAGGGGACGAACGCGAACCCCACCGCCACCCGGGGGCACGGCACCTCGCCTGGCGTCACATGGTCTTGTTATTGTTATCCGCGGCACCCACCTTGTTGATCCAATGAGAGCACCACCGCGCGGCAAGCGACGCCGGGAAAGATCGCCGGATCTCAAGCCACCCTATTTAGGTGGGGCCGCCAGCGTCATCGCTACCCAATTAACCTGTTAACTAATCCCAAGCTGATCCAAAAGGTTTATTAGTAGACTGCATCATGCGTTCACACGACCTCACATACCTGCAGCAAAGGCTGGCGCCGTGCGCGTGGcccacccaccccaccccacccccaccaccGCGCGCGGCAACCTTTTTGGACGGGATGGATCCGCTTGTCTGGCCGGCCGTTGGGGGCAGCCCCGCCATTACCGCGCTGCTCCATCGCCCCGGCGCTACCTGCCAACCCTAATTTAACCCCGAGTCTCGTACTGCTGACCCCCCGCATTGATTTCCGGCAACCGTacatgcacgcacgcatgcgTGCTTCGTCCTCGTCCGCTTCCCGCCGCGAACCCCGCGCGCCCGCCTTTTGTCGTTGCCTCCCCACTTCCCCAGGGCCCAGgctcccaccaccgccaccactacTGCCCACCCACTCGCCGTCGCCACCTACGCGTTATATAACCAACACCTCCCCGtatcctcctccccttcccctagACACCCTCTCACCTCCTTCCTCGATCGAGTGCCCATCTCGATTCCTTGGAGAAATGCTTCAAGGCACAACCATGGCCGTGCATCAAGCGCgcttcggcggcggcctcgcgggGTGCCTTCCGCTTCCgccctgcgccggcggcggcatcctGGTCGATGAGCAGACGTGGGCGCTCAAGGACTACGGGGCGCTCCTGTCGGCCGCGGCCAACGACGGTGGGTACCGGTACGACCGCGCCGCCCAGAGCGACCTGACgtgcaacggcggcggcggcggcggtgcggtggCCGTGCCGTCGCGGAAGCGTGGCATTGAGGACGAGCTCGAGCGTTACTAcgcggcggcctcgtcggcggcgctcCTGCCGATCCCGGGGATGCACGAGCCGATCGCCGTCGCGCCGCAGTCGGCGGCGACGTTGGGCGCGGTGGCTGCGAGCCGGATGGCGGAGTCGGCGACGGCGTCCACCAGCGGCCGGCCAGCCATCCCGATCGCGGCGTCGGTGGAGGACGCGCTGGTCGCAGAGTTGTGCCAGCAGGGCGCGGAGATCGACGCGATCGTGCGAGCCGAGTGcgaccgcctccgcgccgggCTGGAGCAGGCGCGCAAACGGCGGTGCGTGGAGCtggtgcgcgccgccgcggcaggcGCGGCTCGCGTCCTGCGCGACAGGGAGGTGGAgctggccgccgcgcgccggcgcgcggcggagctggaggagcGGCTGCGGCAGGCGTTCGCCGAGAGCCAGGCGTGGCGCGACGTGGCGCGCGGCAACGAGGCCGTCGCGGCGGGGCTCCGCGCCACGCTCGAGAccgtcctcctcggcggcgccggcgccggcgccctggCGCCCACCAccaaggaggtggaggaggagggcttCGGCGACTCCGCCGACCCCGTCGAGGCGGCGGACGACGCGCGGTCGTGCTGCTTCGT containing:
- the LOC101770245 gene encoding LOW QUALITY PROTEIN: BOI-related E3 ubiquitin-protein ligase 1 (The sequence of the model RefSeq protein was modified relative to this genomic sequence to represent the inferred CDS: deleted 1 base in 1 codon), translated to MHARMRASSSSASRREPRAPAFCRCLPTSPGPRLPPPPPLLPTHSPSPPTRYITNTSPYPPPLPLDTLSPPSSIECPSRFLGEMLQGTTMAVHQARFGGGLAGCLPLPPCAGGGILVDEQTWALKDYGALLSAAANDGGYRYDRAAQSDLTCNGGGGGGAVAVPSRKRGIEDELERYYAAASSAALLPIPGMHEPIAVAPQSAATLGAVAASRMAESATASTSGRPAIPIAASVEDALVAELCQQGAEIDAIVRAECDRLRAGLEQARKRRCVELVRAAAAGAARVLRDREVELAAARRRAAELEERLRQAFAESQAWRDVARGNEAVAAGLRATLETVLLGGAGAGALAPTTKEVEEEGFGDSADPVEAADDARSCCFVEAEDGAAAAAPASRWACRACGGGEASVLLLPCRHLCLCKACEPRADACPVCLAAKSGAIHVA